A single Ctenopharyngodon idella isolate HZGC_01 chromosome 22, HZGC01, whole genome shotgun sequence DNA region contains:
- the LOC127505310 gene encoding zonadhesin-like, with protein sequence MVESVVKMVSFKLIILLYLYHSCSEVFCSPVERDLQVSDRSDAGHVLQENKGQTEHDDNSNHFEKSNSEMEKPSFRSSGESTFKPEKLNVFVEPSFSLQSEKFSSLFSSKTSPHFPEKSSIYFSKTGSKPEKPSAPIETNFSPSEKSIPHSSEKPSSKLETSSSPLPVKSSVFFSKPNSKPEKPSAPMEPISSPSEKSSSFPFEKLSSNPEKPSAPMEHGSSSYELSSVKPETSSSLPVKTSIFFSKPEKPSVAMEPSSSLSSEKPSSKPEKPSAPMEPSSKLEKPTAPMEPSSSPSDKSSSSPSEKPSSKPEKPSAPMEPSSKLEKPTAPMEPSSSPSDKSSSSPSEKPSSKPEKPSAPMEPSSKLEKPTAPMEPSSSPSDKSSSSPSEKPSSKPEKPSAPMEPSSKLEKPTAPMEPSSSPSDKSSSSPSEKPSSKPEKPTKF encoded by the exons ATGGTTGAATCTGTGGTCAAAATGGTTTCTTTTAAACTCATTATTTTGTTGTATCTGTATCATTCATGTAGTGAAG tgttCTGTTCCCCAGTCGAACGTGATTTGCAAGTGTCTGACCGGAGTGATGCTGGGCATGTACTACAAGAAAACAAAG GACAGACTGAACATGATGACAACTCAAACCATTTTGAGAAGTCTAATTCTGAAATGGAGAAACCAAGTTTTAGGTCATCTGGGGAGTCTACCTTTAAACCTGAGaagctgaatgtttttgtggaacCTAGTTTTTCCCTTCAATCTGAGAAGTTCAGTTCTCTATTCAGTTCTAAGACAAGTCCTCATTTTCCTGAGAAATCAAGTATTTACTTCTCAAAGACTGgttctaaacctgagaaacctagTGCTCCCATAGAAACCAATTTCTCTCCATCTGAGAAGTCTATCCCTCATTCTTCTGAGAAGCCAAGTTCTAAACTGGAGACCTCAAGTTCCCCTCTCCCAGTAAAATCAAGTGTTTTCTTCTCAAAGCCCAAttctaaacctgagaaaccAAGTGCTCCCATGGAACCCATTTCCTCTCCATCTGAGAAATCTAGCTCTTTTCCTTTTGAGAAACTCAGTTCTAATCCTGAGAAACCTAGTGCTCCCATGGAACACGGTTCCTCTTCATATGAGCTGTCCAGTGTTAAACCTGAGACCTCAAGTTCTCTTCCAGTGAAAACAAGTATTTTCTTCTCAAAGCCTGAGAAACCTAGTGTTGCTATGGAACCCAGTTCGTCCCTCTCTTCTGAGAAACCCagttctaaacctgagaaacctagTGCTCCCATGGAACCCAGTTCTAAACTGGAGAAACCAACTGCTCCCATGGAACCCAGCTCCTCTCCATCTGACAAGTCTAGCTCTAGTCCTTCAGAGAAACCCagttctaaacctgagaaacctagTGCTCCCATGGAACCCAGTTCTAAACTGGAGAAACCAACTGCTCCCATGGAACCCAGCTCCTCTCCATCTGACAAGTCTAGCTCTAGTCCTTCAGAGAAACCCagttctaaacctgagaaacctagTGCTCCCATGGAACCCAGTTCTAAACTGGAGAAACCAACTGCTCCCATGGAACCCAGCTCCTCTCCATCTGACAAGTCTAGCTCTAGTCCTTCAGAGAAACCCagttctaaacctgagaaacctagTGCTCCCATGGAACCCAGTTCTAAACTGGAGAAACCAACTGCTCCCATGGAACCCAGCTCCTCTCCATCTGACAAGTCTAGCTCTAGTCCTTCAGAGAAACCCagttctaaacctgagaaaccta CCAAGTTCTAA
- the LOC127505321 gene encoding zonadhesin-like, with product MEPSSKPEKPSAPMESGSFPSEESSSYPSEKPSSEPEKPSAPMEPSSKPEKPSAPMEPSSKPEKPSAPMEPGSFPSEESSSHPSEKPSSEPEKPSAPMEPSSKPEKPSAPMESGSFPSEESSSYPSEKPSSEPEKPSAPMEPSSKPEKPSAPMEPGSFPSEVYSSHSSEKPIVPVEPSSSPSDKSSSKPEKPSAPMEPSSKPEKPSVPMEPSSKPEKPSAPMEPSSKPEKPSAPMEPSSKPEKPSVPMEPSSKPEKPSAPMEPSSKPEKPSAPMEPSSKPEKPSVPMEPSSKPEKPTAPMELSSSPSDKSSSYPSEKPSSEPEKPSAPMEPSSKPEKPSAPMEPGSKPEKPSVPMEPSSKPEKPSAPMEPGSKPEKPSVPMEPSSKPEKPSVPMEPSSKPEKPSAPMEPSSKPEKPSAPMEPGSKPEKPSAPMEPGSKS from the exons ATGGAACCCagttctaaacctgagaaacctagTGCTCCCATGGAATCTGGTTCCTTTCCATCTGAGGAGTCTAGCTCTTATCCATCTGAGAAACCCAGCTCTGAACCTGAGAAACCTAGTGCTCCCATGGAACCCagttctaaacctgagaaacctagtgctcccatggaacccagttctaaacctgagaaacctagTGCTCCCATGGAACCTGGTTCCTTTCCATCTGAGGAGTCTAGCTCTCATCCTTCTGAGAAACCCAGCTCTGAACCTGAGAAACCTAGTGCTCCCATGGAACCCagttctaaacctgagaaacctagTGCTCCCATGGAATCTGGTTCCTTTCCATCTGAGGAGTCTAGCTCTTATCCATCTGAGAAACCCAGCTCTGAACCTGAGAAACCTAGTGCTCCCATGGAACCCagttctaaacctgagaaacctagTGCTCCCATGGAACCTGGTTCCTTTCCATCTGAGGTGTATAGCTCTCATTCCTCTGAGAAACCTATTGTGCCCGTGGAACCCAGCTCCTCTCCATCTGACAAGTCTAGCtctaaacctgagaaacctagTGCTCCCATGGAACCCA gttctaaacctgagaaacctagTGTCCCCATGGAACCCagttctaaacctgagaaaccgagtgctcccatggaacccagttctaaacctgagaaaccgagtgctcccatggaacccagttctaaacctgagaaacctagTGTCCCCATGGAACCCagttctaaacctgagaaaccgagtgctcccatggaacccagttctaaacctgagaaaccgagtgctcccatggaacccagttctaaacctgagaaacctagTGTCCCCATGGAACCCagttctaaacctgagaaaccAACTGCTCCCATGGAACTCAGCTCCTCTCCATCTGACAAGTCTAGCTCTTATCCATCTGAGAAACCCAGCTCTGAACCTGAGAAACCTAGTGCTCCCATGGAGCCCagttctaaacctgagaaacctagtgctcccatggaaccaggttctaaacctgagaaacctagTGTCCCCATGGAACCCagttctaaacctgagaaaccgagtgctcccatggaaccaggttctaaacctgagaaacctagTGTCCCCATGGAACCCagttctaaacctgagaaacctagTGTCCCCATGGAACCCagttctaaacctgagaaaccgagtgctcccatggaacccagttctaaacctgagaaaccgagtgctcccatggaacccggttctaaacctgagaaacctagTGCTCCCATGGAACCCGGTTCTAAATCT